ATGGAATGATCCCGCGAGCGAACCGATGCATTTTTGTATTGAATGAACTTCCGGATTTACAGGCAAGAATTCAGGTTTCCTTATTTAATATTTTACAGGAAGGTGACATTCAAATTCGGGGTTTTCAGCTGAGAATGCCTTTGGATATTCAGTTTGTATTTACCGCAAACCCAGAAGACTATACGAACAGAGGAAGCATCGTAACGCCTTTGAAGGATAGAATTGGTTCTCAGATTTTTACGCATTATCCAAGAACAATTGCACTTGCAAAACAAATTACGGAACAGGAAGCGAAGATCTCCAGTGACGATAAAAAACGGATTAAGATTCCAAGTTTAGCAAAAGATTTATTGGAAGAAGTTGCATTCGCAGCGCGTGACAGCGAATACGTAGACGCAAAAAGTGGAGTGAGTGCCAGATTAACAATTAGCGCAATGGAAAACCTTGTGGCTGCAGCGAAACTAAGGTTGATCGAAACAAATTCTAAAAGTACAAGTGTTCGTTTGGTTGATTTTATGTCAATTATTCCATCCATCACCGGGAAAATAGAATTGGTTTATGAAGGGGAACAGGAAGGTGCTGATCATGTCTCCAAGTTATTGATTGACAAAGCCGTAATGGTGCAGTTTGAAATGATTTTTCCACGCATCTCTAAGTTGGAAAAAGAAGGAATTAAAACTGCTTATACGGATATTATAAAATGGTTCAGTAAAAAATCGGTGGAGTTAAACTATAGTGATACCGACGAGCAGTTTTATTCAAAGCTCAATACCATTACTCCTTTAAATGACTTAATTGAAGAATATACTGCCCATTTAAGTGTTGAGGATCAAAACTTCTGTAAAGAATTAATTCTGTGGGCCTTAACCATTAATAAGAAACTGGATAAATCTGAGAATGAAACTGCTTTCACCTTTGATGCGGCCGGAATCGGTCAATATTTCAGAAACTAATAAAGTTTTTAGAATTTATATAAAAATTCAATTGATTTGAAAGAAACTATTTAAAGATAAATCCAGAGATAACAGTGACCTTTTCTAATTAATTTTAGAAAAGGTTTTTTTTGAAATTAAAAAAGATCCATAATACTGAACACACTTACTTTATTATATTATCTCATTAATAAAATATCAGTATAACAGCAAAATCACGATTTAGGAGCCGGTCATAAGGAATTCGTCATTCTAAAAGCTTAATTTTGCAAATTAGAAATTAAAAATAATGTCAACAGAAAAAAATACGCAGGAAAAAGTAAGACTTCATATTCGGAATAAGAACCGGGAACGGTATGATTTAAAAGCATTGGTAATCGCTGAACCACTCTTAGCAGATCATATTAAACCTAATAAATATGGAGATGATTCCGTTGATTTTTCAAATCCAGTCGCTGTAAAATTACTTAACAAAGCGCTTCTTCATCATTATTACGGAATCAAAAACTGGGATTTCCCGGAAGATAATTTAGTTCCACCAATTCCCGGAAGAGCTGATTATTTACATTATATGGGGGATTTATTATCCCAAAGTAATTTTGGTATTATCCCAGATGGGGACAAAATTACGTGTCTTGATATTGGTGTGGGCGCAAACTGCATCTACCCTATCATTGGTGTTTCCGAATATGGCTGGGATTTTATTGCCTCAGATATTGATCCAAAATCGATTGAATCTGCAGAAAAAATTGTGAATGATAATGAACAACTTCAAAACAAAGTGGTTTGCAAACTACAGGAAGATCCGACTTCCTACTTTTCCGGAATTATCAGTGAAGATCAAAAAATAGATCTAACGGTTTGCAATCCTCCTTTTCACTCGTCAACAGAAGAAGCGGAGAAAGGAACAAAGCGTAAAGTGAGAAATTTGTCTGGTAAAAAAGTTGAAACGCCTGAACTGAACTTTGCAGGGATCAGCAGTGAATTAATTTGTGAGGGCGGAGAATCGGATTTCATTCACCAAATGATTTTAGAAAGCGAGAAATTCAGTAAAAACTGTTATTGGTTCTCCACTTTAGTTTCAAAGAAATCCAATCTGAAAGGTATTTATAAAACCCTCGGAAACTTAGAAGTGAAGAATGTAAAAACCATTGCCATGGGAACCGGCAATAAATCTACGCGTATTATCGCCTGGACTTTTCTCTCAAAAGAAGAGCAGCAAGAGTGGCGGGAAACCCGCTGGAAAAGTAAATCCGAAAATTAATCAAAATAAATAGAGAGATAAGGACATGTTCATTATCTCTTTTTTATTTAAATTATTTCTCATGTAACGACCATCATTTTTACATTCATATAAACTCTATCTTATCCTGTTACTTTACTCAGATTTGGAATTAAGAAAAATATTTCGTATATTATCCACATACACTAATAATCAAAATACTATTTGATGTTTTATAAACTGAAATAATCAGCTTTATTCAAATCAAAGTATTAAACACTTTTCTGCCATTCGCAGACTTTTTTTTATTAGCAACCATCTTAAGGAGTTTATTTTAGAGGAAAATAAATCCTTTCTTAATTTTTAAAATTTTTTTATATGAGTAATAAAAATGTTATGAAAAACAAACGTATTGGTATTATAGGTGCTGGTCCCAGCGGTCTTGCACAAATACGTGCATTTGAAGCACTTCAAAATCAAGGCTATGCGATGCCGGAAATTATCTGCTTTGAAAAACAAGACAATTGGGGCGGAATGTGGAACTATACCTGGAGAACAGGAGTTGGAAAATATGGTGAACCACTTCATGGCAGTATGTACAAATATCTTTGGTCCAACGGTCCAAAAGAATGTCTGGAATTTTCGGACTATTCTTTTGACGAGCATTTTAAAAAACCCATCTCTTCTTATCCGCCGCGACCGGTTTTATTCGATTATATTCAGGGAAGAATTAAGAAAAGTAATGCACGGGAATATATCCGTTTTAATACGACTGCACGTTGGGTAAGTTTTGATGAGGACACTCAAAAATTCACGGTCATTCTGGATGATCTTAAAATAGACAAAACGTATTCCGAGGAATTCGATTTTCTTGTCGTGGCTTCCGGACATTTCTCCACACCAAACATGCCCTACTTTAAAGGAATCGAAAATTTCCCTGGAACAGTGATTCATGCACATGATTTTAGAGGAGCCGATCAGTTCAAAGATCTCAATATCTTATTAATCGGAAGCAGTTATTCCGCAGAAGATATCGGCGTTCAATGTTATAAACACGGCGCTAAATCTGTAACCTTGAGTTACCGAAGCAATCCTATTGGCATTGAATGGCCAGACGGAATTAAGGAACTTCCCTTGGTTACCCATTTTGAAGGTGATAAAGCCTACTTTAAAGATGGAACAACGGAACAATATGATGCAGTGATCATGTGTACCGGTTACAAACACAAGTTCCCTTTTCTGCCTGATGAGTTGCGCTTAAAAACAAAAAACAATCTCTATCCCGATAATCTTTACAAAGGAATATTTTTTAATGACCTGCCACAGCTTATCTATTTAGGTATGCAAGATCAATATTACACGTTTAATATGTTTGATACGCAAGCTTGGGTGGCCCGTGATTTTATGATGGACCGTTTACAATTACCCTCGCCGGCAGAACGAAGAATTGATATGGACAAATGGCTGGAAAGAAACGACCAGTTACAGACAAGCCACGAAAATGTAGATTTCCAGACGGATTATATTAAAGATTTACTTTCAATGTCTGATTATCCACATTTTAATCTGGATGAAGTGGCACGAATGTTTAAAGAATGGCTTCAGGATAAGGAAGACGATATTCTAACCTACCGTGATAAAACCTTCCGAAGCGTGGTCACCGGAACCATGGCAAAACCACACCACACCGATTGGATGGACGAGCTGGATGACACAAAAGAACGCTATCTTTTCGAAGCGGAGGAAGAAGAAATGATTCCCGAAAAAATGTAAACTTTTACCTTTGTAGATTGACCTTTCAGATTTTCTGAAGGGTTTTTCTTTTTATTATGAAAAGTGTAAAAGTTATGATTAAAGTTTCATCAGCTATTTAATAATGAAACGTCACTTTTAAGTTTTAAAAATATCCGTTTACAAATGGATATTTTTTATATATTTGATTATCAAATATTTATTATGGAAAACTGTCTCGAATGTGGCGAAAAAATTATCGGCAGAAGCGATAAAAAATTCTGTAATGATGGCTGCAGAAATGCCTATAACAATAAGCACAACAAAGACTCCTCGAATCTGATGCGCAACATTAATAATAAGATGCGCAAAAATCACCGTGTTCTTTCTGAACAAAAATTTATCGAGGGAAAAGCCAAAACCACTCGAAATAAATTAATTTCCGAAGGTTTCGATTTTGAATATTTTACGAGTTTAAAAGTTTATAAAAATGGCGCGGAATATCGTTTTGTTTATGATATCGGGTATAAGTTACTCGAAGACGACTGGATTTTGCTGGTGAGAAAAGAATGATTTAGATTTATGATAATGGATGTTAGGTATTGAATAATAAAAAAAGATTATGATAATAACCAAAAAAAGAGCAGAAATTTCTGCTCTTTTATATTTTAATAATGATCTAATATTAAACTTTTTCACCTTCCGTAATCAACCGAATTTTATCTTCTAAAATTTCGATTTTCTTATCTCGGTATAAACCACCAATGGCTTTTTTGAAATTTTTCTTGCTCATTTGCAATTCGTCCTTAATTTCTTCAGGTGTCGATTTATCAGAAAGATAGATTAAACCGTAATTCAATTCTAATTTATCTAAGATTACTTTCTGAAATTCATCAATGTTTTCATACCCTTCTGGCTGTAGAGAAACATCGATTTTACCGTCTTCACGAATGCTTTTGATATACCCGATTTCCTCGGATAAAGGGAACAATCTCTTGTACACATCTGAAGTATAAATCAATCCGACATATTTTTTATTAATGATGACATTCCAACCCAGTTCACTTTGGCCGGCGATGATCAAGTTTACTTTTTCCCCTGTTTGAAAAGGTAGATTTTCATAATGTGGATTTTTCTTATATCTCGTAGTTCCGGTAATTAATCCTAAAACATCATCGATATAAACGTGAACTAAATAACGTCGACCTTCTTCAATTTTTGCGCGCTGCTGTTTGTACGGAACGAATAAATCTTTGATAATTCCCCAGTCCATAAAAGCACCTGCGGGCAAACTTTGTACACAAGTCATCACGGCAAACTCTCCCACTTCAGCGTTGGCTTTTTCGGTCGTTGCTTTTAATTTGTCGTCATCCTGATAAACAAAAACTTCCATTTCATCCCCAACTTCTGAATCTTCAGACGCGAAAATTTTCGGTAGAAAACATCTTGTACCTTCTTCATCTTCCAGAAATAATCCTGAATAATTTTTTTCTGCAATTTTTAAAGTTTGGGTTTTTCCGAGTTCCATAATGAAAGATAAAATAATAGTGAATATTTGTAAGGTGCAAAGATAAGGTATTTTCTTGCGAATTTTAAGGAATGGTTGTTGCTGAGCTTAAAGAAAAAATATGAATTCACTTATAAAATATTCCTCTAAATTCGATGAGCTTTCAGACCAGGAAAATCGAGACTTAGCAAAATCTCTTATTTCTGTTGAAAAGTTCATTAGAAGTTCTGCAGAAATCAGTGAGGTAAATCACGCCACGCGCGATGCACACGCCAAAACTTATGCAACGGTAAAAGGATTTCTAGAAATAACAGAAAATTTACCGGATTTTTTAACCGAAATTTTTGACCGGAAACAGTATGATATTCTCGCAAGATTTTCAAATGGGAATTTAGTTATCAATAAAAAAGGAAGAGAAAATCCGCTGTATGGTTTTTCTTTAAAAATTAAGAATGTTAAGGGTCAGGACGCAAATTTTCCATTAGTGAACTTTCCTTTATTTCCTACGAATTCACCCTCCGTATTTTTAAAGTTTTTTACTTCAGTGAACACTTTTTTAGTCACCAAAAATGACAACTTTGTAGTTT
This DNA window, taken from Kaistella carnis, encodes the following:
- the rlmF gene encoding 23S rRNA (adenine(1618)-N(6))-methyltransferase RlmF, with translation MSTEKNTQEKVRLHIRNKNRERYDLKALVIAEPLLADHIKPNKYGDDSVDFSNPVAVKLLNKALLHHYYGIKNWDFPEDNLVPPIPGRADYLHYMGDLLSQSNFGIIPDGDKITCLDIGVGANCIYPIIGVSEYGWDFIASDIDPKSIESAEKIVNDNEQLQNKVVCKLQEDPTSYFSGIISEDQKIDLTVCNPPFHSSTEEAEKGTKRKVRNLSGKKVETPELNFAGISSELICEGGESDFIHQMILESEKFSKNCYWFSTLVSKKSNLKGIYKTLGNLEVKNVKTIAMGTGNKSTRIIAWTFLSKEEQQEWRETRWKSKSEN
- a CDS encoding flavin-containing monooxygenase, producing MKNKRIGIIGAGPSGLAQIRAFEALQNQGYAMPEIICFEKQDNWGGMWNYTWRTGVGKYGEPLHGSMYKYLWSNGPKECLEFSDYSFDEHFKKPISSYPPRPVLFDYIQGRIKKSNAREYIRFNTTARWVSFDEDTQKFTVILDDLKIDKTYSEEFDFLVVASGHFSTPNMPYFKGIENFPGTVIHAHDFRGADQFKDLNILLIGSSYSAEDIGVQCYKHGAKSVTLSYRSNPIGIEWPDGIKELPLVTHFEGDKAYFKDGTTEQYDAVIMCTGYKHKFPFLPDELRLKTKNNLYPDNLYKGIFFNDLPQLIYLGMQDQYYTFNMFDTQAWVARDFMMDRLQLPSPAERRIDMDKWLERNDQLQTSHENVDFQTDYIKDLLSMSDYPHFNLDEVARMFKEWLQDKEDDILTYRDKTFRSVVTGTMAKPHHTDWMDELDDTKERYLFEAEEEEMIPEKM
- a CDS encoding sigma 54-interacting transcriptional regulator yields the protein MKKDITFKELKDSGYQDKTINEEIQQNLIAKIKAKEPVFEGLWGYEDTVVPQLKKAILAGHHINLLGLRGQAKTKIARSMVNLLDEYMPIVKGSEINDSPFHPISKYARDLIEEKGDETMISWVHRSNRFYEKLATPDVNVADLIGDIDPIKAATLKLPYSDERVLHYGMIPRANRCIFVLNELPDLQARIQVSLFNILQEGDIQIRGFQLRMPLDIQFVFTANPEDYTNRGSIVTPLKDRIGSQIFTHYPRTIALAKQITEQEAKISSDDKKRIKIPSLAKDLLEEVAFAARDSEYVDAKSGVSARLTISAMENLVAAAKLRLIETNSKSTSVRLVDFMSIIPSITGKIELVYEGEQEGADHVSKLLIDKAVMVQFEMIFPRISKLEKEGIKTAYTDIIKWFSKKSVELNYSDTDEQFYSKLNTITPLNDLIEEYTAHLSVEDQNFCKELILWALTINKKLDKSENETAFTFDAAGIGQYFRN
- a CDS encoding CvfB family protein produces the protein MELGKTQTLKIAEKNYSGLFLEDEEGTRCFLPKIFASEDSEVGDEMEVFVYQDDDKLKATTEKANAEVGEFAVMTCVQSLPAGAFMDWGIIKDLFVPYKQQRAKIEEGRRYLVHVYIDDVLGLITGTTRYKKNPHYENLPFQTGEKVNLIIAGQSELGWNVIINKKYVGLIYTSDVYKRLFPLSEEIGYIKSIREDGKIDVSLQPEGYENIDEFQKVILDKLELNYGLIYLSDKSTPEEIKDELQMSKKNFKKAIGGLYRDKKIEILEDKIRLITEGEKV